A genomic window from Halodesulfovibrio sp. includes:
- a CDS encoding type II secretion system F family protein, translating into MSKFIYSAVTQSGETKKGTLTADSKTQALEQLHRQGLFPLDVSEAKAKKSMPSLLQREFITRRALSLKELQDILERMHILLGSGLPLEDVLILLVEQGGSATVQRVLAQALSSVQEGSSLSTGMEQTKAFPDAVIATIRAGEASGNLSGVVDKLAEQTERSVHLHGKVRSAMAYPGFLLLFCIAVVVFLLAVVVPQLSEIFMDMQKQLPTSTAFLIAVGEWFTHWYWTIPAAVLLFSIGFKLGLKRPAFRLAVHSMLLRVPVIGKAHRLRVVSQFSGIMHVLLLGGVPLLSALRVASSTGGSAVLETQLGEVDEGLKAGRSFVQLLHDDIFSAQELRILDAGEQSGKLDSMFAHISRGTETELRRTLTTALSLVEPMLILFMGSIVGFVVLAIFLPILDMSQLQ; encoded by the coding sequence ATGAGTAAATTTATATATTCCGCCGTTACCCAAAGTGGTGAGACAAAAAAAGGCACGCTGACTGCTGATTCAAAAACGCAGGCGCTTGAACAGCTTCATCGGCAAGGATTGTTTCCTTTGGATGTTTCTGAAGCCAAAGCCAAAAAATCTATGCCGTCTCTATTGCAACGAGAGTTTATTACCCGCCGCGCACTTTCGTTAAAAGAATTACAGGACATTTTGGAACGAATGCACATTCTGCTTGGTTCTGGTCTGCCGCTGGAAGATGTTTTGATTCTGCTGGTAGAGCAGGGAGGAAGTGCGACAGTTCAAAGAGTGCTAGCGCAGGCGCTCAGCTCTGTTCAGGAAGGAAGTTCTCTTTCAACAGGCATGGAGCAGACTAAAGCGTTTCCCGATGCCGTCATAGCAACTATCAGAGCTGGCGAGGCATCCGGCAACTTGAGCGGGGTTGTTGATAAATTGGCTGAACAGACTGAACGTAGTGTACACCTGCATGGAAAGGTTCGTTCTGCAATGGCGTATCCAGGTTTTTTGTTACTGTTTTGCATAGCGGTAGTGGTGTTTTTGCTGGCAGTGGTTGTTCCTCAACTTTCCGAAATTTTTATGGACATGCAAAAGCAGTTGCCTACTTCTACCGCATTTTTAATTGCTGTGGGCGAGTGGTTTACGCATTGGTATTGGACAATTCCTGCTGCTGTTCTCCTTTTCTCCATAGGGTTTAAGCTGGGATTGAAGCGACCAGCCTTTCGTCTTGCAGTGCATTCCATGTTGTTGCGTGTTCCTGTGATTGGTAAGGCACACCGTTTGCGGGTTGTGTCACAGTTCAGTGGCATTATGCATGTGTTATTGCTTGGCGGTGTACCACTGTTGTCGGCGTTACGTGTTGCTTCTTCAACAGGGGGCAGTGCCGTACTGGAAACGCAACTTGGTGAGGTCGATGAAGGATTGAAAGCAGGCAGGTCGTTTGTTCAGTTACTGCATGACGATATTTTTTCAGCTCAGGAACTGCGTATTTTAGATGCAGGTGAGCAGAGCGGTAAACTGGATTCTATGTTTGCCCATATTTCTAGAGGGACAGAAACGGAACTGCGAAGAACACTTACAACTGCGCTCTCTCTTGTTGAGCCGATGCTGATTTTATTTATGGGAAGCATTGTTGGTTTTGTTGTTCTGGCTATTTTTCTGCCAATCCTTGATATGAGCCAGTTGCAGTAG